A genomic window from Pecten maximus chromosome 2, xPecMax1.1, whole genome shotgun sequence includes:
- the LOC117342205 gene encoding salivary glue protein Sgs-3-like, with the protein MSLSSHLPITTSPSSPRPNATSPTSPRPVTTSPTSPRPVTASPTSPRPVTTSPSSPRPNATTPSSPLPDTISPSPPLPVTMSPSSPRPDTMSILPPNVTITNPTQTCHKVAPPPPPPYNTQQSGQEWTGMIRRFGRKAQTIDTVYLT; encoded by the coding sequence ATGTCACTATCATCACACCTACCTATCACAACGTCACCATCATCACCCCGACCTAATGCAACGTCACCAACATCACCCCGACCTGTCACAACGTCACCAACATCACCCCGACCTGTCACAGCGTCACCAACATCACCCCGACCTGTCACAACGTCACCATCATCACCCCGACCTAACGCAACGACACCATCATCACCCTTACCCGACACAATATCACCATCACCACCCCTACCTGTCACAATGTCACCATCATCACCCCGACCTgacacaatgtcaatattacCACCCAACGTGACCATTACCAATCCGACTCAGACCTGTCACAAAGTCGCGCCGCCGCCGCCACCACCCTACAATACCCAACAATCTGGACAGGAATGGACTGGAATGATCAGAAGATTCGGAAGAAAGGCGCAGACTATAGACACAGTTTACCTCACGTAA
- the LOC117342214 gene encoding extensin-like — MSPQSLLPITMLLPPPLPVETSPPPTRFDTPSPSPPPRPKTTSPSPPPRPKTTSPPPPRPDTMSPPPPRPDTMSPPPPRPDTMSSPPPRPNTMTPPPPRPNTMLSQPPRPKTTSPAPPRPKTTSPPPPRPDTMSPPPPRPNTMSSPPPRPNTMSSPPPRPNTMSPPPPRPDTMSPPPPRPNTMSPPPPRPKTTSPPPPRPDTMSPPPPRPDTMSPTPPRPDTMSSPPPRPNTMSPPPPRHDNVTITIPT, encoded by the coding sequence ATGTCGCCACAATCACTCCTACCTATCACAATGTTACTACCACCACCCCTACCTGTCGAAACGTCACCACCACCAACCAGATTTGACACACCgtcaccatcaccaccaccccGACCTAAGACAACgtcaccatcaccaccaccccGACCTAAGACAAcgtcaccaccaccaccccgACCCGACACAAtgtcaccaccaccaccccgACCCGACACAATGTCGCCACCACCACCCCGACCCGACACAATGTCATCACCACCACCCCGACCTAACACAATGACACCACCACCACCCCGACCTAACACAATGTTATCACAACCACCCCGACCTAAGACAACGTCACCAGCACCACCCCGACCTAAGACAAcgtcaccaccaccaccccgACCCGACACAAtgtcaccaccaccaccccgACCTAACACAATGTCATCACCACCACCCCGACCTAACACAATGTCATCACCACCACCCCGACCTAACACAAtgtcaccaccaccaccccgACCCGACACAAtgtcaccaccaccaccccgACCTAACACAAtgtcaccaccaccaccccgACCTAAGACAAcgtcaccaccaccaccccgACCCGACACAAtgtcaccaccaccaccccgACCCGACACAATGTCGCCAACACCACCCCGACCCGACACAATGTCATCACCACCACCCCGACCTAACACAAtgtcaccaccaccaccccgACATGACAATGTCACCATCACTATACCGACCTGA